The proteins below come from a single Nocardioides eburneiflavus genomic window:
- a CDS encoding alkaline phosphatase family protein: MTPRSVLASVIACAAVGLCLTSAPAQMASSSIPPDPRSVSADDAIDSVLAISIDGLNPEALRILGPEGTPHLHDFMASGASTLNARTEHEKTLTLPNHTGMVTGRRIEAETGGHGVTWNDDRRRPATVQAAAGRRVESVFTSISAAGGSTALFASKTKFSLWKRSWPLAIDKTRIQLDNGLLARSVRRDLRDHDRAFRFVHFSLPDNVGHAKGFMSRPYLRSVKQVDTLLGGVVAAVESDPGLDAGTAIIVTSDHGGLGDSHSDARRFANYRIAFMVAGPGVAIGADLYDLNADDRRDPGTRRTTYAQPVQPVRNGDLANLALDLLDLDAVPGSEHNSGLGLDVSLAN, translated from the coding sequence GTGACTCCTCGCTCCGTGCTCGCCTCCGTGATCGCCTGCGCAGCCGTCGGGTTGTGCCTGACGTCGGCGCCGGCACAGATGGCGTCGAGCAGCATCCCGCCGGACCCCCGCAGCGTGTCCGCGGACGACGCGATCGACTCGGTCCTCGCGATCTCGATCGACGGCCTCAACCCCGAGGCGCTGCGGATCCTCGGCCCCGAGGGCACTCCGCACCTGCACGACTTCATGGCGTCGGGGGCCTCGACCCTCAACGCGCGCACCGAGCACGAGAAGACGCTCACCCTTCCCAACCACACGGGCATGGTCACCGGCCGTCGGATCGAGGCGGAGACGGGCGGTCACGGCGTGACGTGGAACGACGACCGCCGCCGTCCGGCGACGGTCCAGGCCGCCGCCGGACGGCGGGTCGAGTCGGTGTTCACCTCGATCAGCGCCGCCGGGGGCTCCACCGCCCTCTTCGCGAGCAAGACGAAGTTCTCCCTGTGGAAGCGCAGCTGGCCGCTGGCGATCGACAAGACCCGGATCCAGCTCGACAACGGCCTGCTGGCCCGCTCGGTGCGGCGCGACCTCCGCGACCACGACCGCGCCTTCCGCTTCGTGCACTTCTCGCTGCCCGACAACGTGGGCCATGCCAAGGGCTTCATGTCGAGGCCCTACCTGCGCTCGGTGAAGCAGGTCGACACCCTGCTGGGCGGCGTCGTGGCGGCCGTGGAGTCCGACCCGGGGCTCGACGCCGGCACGGCGATCATCGTGACCAGCGACCACGGCGGCCTGGGCGACAGCCACTCCGACGCGAGACGCTTCGCCAACTACCGGATCGCCTTCATGGTCGCCGGCCCCGGCGTGGCGATCGGAGCCGACCTCTACGACCTCAACGCCGACGACCGCCGCGATCCCGGCACCCGCCGCACGACCTACGCCCAGCCCGTGCAGCCCGTACGCAACGGCGACCTCGCCAACCTCGCGCTGGACCTGCTCGACCTCGACGCGGTTCCCGGAAGTGAGCACAACTCCGGGCTCGGTCTCGACGTCTCACTCGCGAACTGA